A part of Perca fluviatilis chromosome 15, GENO_Pfluv_1.0, whole genome shotgun sequence genomic DNA contains:
- the LOC120574122 gene encoding myosin heavy chain, skeletal muscle, adult-like, which yields MSDAEMEIYGVAAPYLRKSERERIAAQNMPFDAKTAVFVPDPKQEYVKGKIKSQDGSKVTVETEDGKVVTVHLDDIRPMNPPKFDKLEDMALLTHLHEPAVLFNLKERYAAWMIYTYSGLFCVTVNPYKWLPVYNPEVVAGYRGKKRQEAPPHIFSISDSAYQYMLTDRENQSILITGESGAGKTVNTKRVIQYFATIASFGDSSKKEQLPSKMQGTLEDQIIQANPLLEAFGNAKTVRNDNSSRFGKFIRIHFGTKGKLASADIETYLLEKSRVTFQLPAERSYHIFYQILSNKKPDLIEMMLITTNPYDYPFISQGELTVLSINDTEELMATDSAIDILGFSVDEKVGIYKLTGAVMHYGNMKFKQKQREEQAEPDGTEVADKVAYLMGLNSADLLKALCYPRVKVGNEYVTKGQTPQQVNNAMGALSKAVYEKLFLWMVTRINQQLDTRLPRQHFIGVLDIAGFEIFEMNSLEQLCINFTNEKLQQFFNHHMFVLEQEEYKKEGIVWEFIDFGMDLAACIELIEKPMGIFSILEEECMFPKATDSSFKNKLYDQHLGKNSIFQKPKPSKAKAEAHFSLVHYAGTVDYNIGGWLEKNKDPLNDTVVQLYQKASLRLLSQIFATYAAADAADGSKRSAKKKGSSFQTVSALFRENLNKLMANLRSTHPHFVRCIIPNETKTPGSMDHHLVLHQLRCNGVLEGIRICRKGFPSRILYGDFKQRYRILNASAIPEGQFIDSKKASEKLLSSIDVDHAQYRFGSTKVFFKAGLLGLLEEMRDERLAVLMTRLQAVSRGYVTRLRLKEMTKTRESIFIIQYNIRSFMNVKNWPWMRLFFKIKPLLRSAEAEKEMQNLKEKFSRLKEDFAKSEARSKELEEKMVMLVQEKNDLYLQIQAERENLCDAKERCEGLIKSKIHLEAKVKEFSERMEEEEEINAEITAKKRKLEDECSELKRDIDDLELTIVKVEKEKYATENKVKNLVEELTTQEEKLLKSSKEMRALQEVHKQTLDDLQAEEDKVNSLMKAKIKLEQQVDDLEGSLEQEKKENADSERSRRKLEGDLKLSQETIMDLANERQQMEERLKKKDFEISSLQCKIDNEQVLNTQLQKNIKELQARTEELEEQIEVERLARAKVEKQRCDLSQELEEISERLEEAGGATATQAELNKKREAEFQRLRRDLEESTLQHESIASTLRKKQADSVAELSDQIDNLQRVKQKLEKEKSELKMEIDDMASNLESVLKSKANLEKLCRSFEDQMNEYKTKADEAQRSLSAYVTLSARQQTENGELTRLLEEKEITLSQLSRVKSVGSQQIEELKRLLDEEMKTKSSLAHSLQSSRHDCELLREQYEEEQEAKAELQRCLSKANSDVAQWRTKYETDAIQRTEELEEAKKRLAQRLQDSGEMTEAANVKCASLEKTKQRLQAEVEDLMVELERSNSANASLDKKQRNFDKVLAEWKQKYEESQSDLEVCQRESRVLSTELFKLKNSFEEALDHLETMKRENKNLQQEITEITEQVGQSAKTIHELEKAAKQAEQEKRGTQAALEEVQSSLEHEEAKILHLQLELNQIKSEVDRKVAEKDEEIDKLKRNHQRSVDTLQNTLDAETRSRNDATRMKKKMEGDLNEMEIQLSHANRQAAEATKQLRNLQTQLKDAQVHLDEALHSQEDFREQLAIAERRNNLMMAENEEIRAALEQSERSRKLAEQELIDVSERIQLLNSQNSSLQNNKKKMECDLAQLQSEMEDAVQEARDADEKAKKAIMDAAMMAEELKKEQDTSAHLERMKKNLEVTVKDLQQRLDEAENLAMKGGKKQLQKLEARVRELEIELDAEQKRSGEAMKGVRKYERKIKELTYQGEEEKKSLARLQDLVNKLQLKVKAYKRQCEEAEEQTSIHLAKARKVQHELEEAEERADIAESQLNKLRAKSRDVAGKGE from the exons ATGAGCGATGCTGAGATGGAAATATACGGGGTGGCTGCCCCATACCTCCGCAAATCAGAGCGGGAGAGAATCGCAGCACAAAACATGCCTTTTGATGCCAAAACAGCCGTCTTTGTGCCTGACCCGAAGCAGGAGTATGTGAAAGGGAAAATCAAAAGCCAAGATGGCTCTAAGGTCACTGTGGAGACTGAGGATGGAAAG GTTGTCACAGTGCACCTGGATGACATTCGCCCCATGAACCCTCCTAAGTTTGACAAGCTGGAGGACATGGCCCTGCTGACACATCTGCATGAACCTGCCGTGCTCTTTAACCTCAAGGAGCGCTACGCTGCCTGGATGATCTAT ACCTACTCTGGGCTCTTCTGTGTGACTGTGAACCCCTATAAGTGGCTTCCGGTTTACAACCCGGAGGTGGTGGCCGGTTACCGTGGGAAAAAACGTCAGGAGGCCCCCCCACACATCTTCTCCATCTCTGACAGCGCTTACCAGTACATGCTCACAG ATCGAGAGAACCAGTCTATCCTGATCAC TGGAGAATCTGGTGCCGGGAAGACCGTCAACACAAAACGAGTCATCCAGTATTTTGCAACAATTGCATCATTCGGAGACTCGAGCAAGAAAGAGCAACTTCCCAGCAAAATGCAG GGAACTCTGGAGGATCAAATCATCCAGGCCAACCCTCTGCTAGAGGCTTTTGGGAACGCCAAGACTGTGAGGAACGACAACTCCTCTCGATTT GGCAAATTCATCCGCATCCACTTTGGAACAAAAGGGAAGTTGGCATCAGCTGATATTGAAACGT acCTTTTGGAAAAATCCAGAGTGACCTTTCAGCTGCCGGCAGAGAGGAGCTATCACATCTTCTATCAAATCTTGTCAAACAAGAAGCCCGATTTAATCG aAATGATGCTGATAACCACCAACCCATACGACTACCCTTTCATCAGCCAGGGTGAACTCACTGTGTTGAGCATCAATGACACGGAGGAGCTGATGGCCACTGAC AGTGCCATTGACATCCTGGGGTTTAGCGTGGATGAAAAGGTCGGCATCTACAAGCTTACTGGCGCTGTGATGCATTATGGGAACATGAAGTTCAAGCAGAAACAGCGGGAGGAGCAGGCGGAACCCGATGGCACCGAGG TGGCAGATAAGGTCGCTTACCTCATGGGTCTGAACTCTGCTGATTTGCTGAAAGCGTTGTGTTATCCTCGAGTGAAGGTTGGGAATGAGTATGTCACCAAGGGTCAAACTCCTCAGCAG GTGAACAATGCCATGGGCGCCCTGTCTAAGGCGGTGTATGAGAAGCTGTTCCTGTGGATGGTCACCAGGATCAACCAACAGCTCGACACCAGACTTCCAAGACAGCACTTTATCGGCGTCCTGGATATTGCAGGGTTTGAGATTTTTGAG ATGAACAGCCTGGAGCAGCTGTGCATCAACTTTACCAACGAGAAGCTGCAACAGTTTTTCAACCACCACATGTTTGTGTTGGAGCAAGAGGAATACAAGAAAGAAGGGATTGTGTGGGAGTTTATCGACTTTGGCATGGACTTGGCAGCCTGCATTGAGCTCATTGAAAAG CCGATGGGTATTTTTTCTATTCTCGAAGAGGAGTGCATGTTTCCGAAGGCGACAGACAGCTCCTTCAAGAACAAGCTGTACGACCAACACCTGGGGAAGAACAGCATCTTTCAGAAGCCCAAGCCCTCCAAAGCAAAGGCCGAAGCCCACTTCTCACTCGTGCATTATGCCGGCACTGTAGACTACAACATCGGCGGCTGGCTGGAGAAAAACAAAGACCCGCTAAACGACACTGTGGTGCAGCTTTACCAAAAAGCTTCCCTGAGGCTGCTCTCCCAGATCTTTGCCACATATGCCGCTGCTGACG CTGCTGATGGAAGTAAGAGAAGTGCCAAGAAAAAGGGGTCTTCTTTCCAGACGGTTTCTGCACTTTTTAGG GAAAACCTGAATAAACTGATGGCCAACCTCCGGTCCACACATCCACACTTTGTAAGATGCATTATCCCCAATGAAACCAAGACACCAG GGTCCATGGATCACCATCTGGTCCTTCACCAGCTGCGCTGTAACGGCGTGCTGGAAGGAATCAGGATTTGCAGAAAAGGATTCCCCAGCAGGATCCTCTATGGAGATTTCAAGCAGAG ATACAGGATTCTGAACGCCAGTGCGATCCCGGAGGGGCAATTTATTGACAGCAAGAAGGCTTCAGAGAAACTGCTCTCCTCTATTGATGTGGACCATGCGCAGTATAGATTTGGATCCACAAAG GTGTTTTTCAAAGCCGGCCTGCTGGGTCTCCTGGAGGAGATGAGGGATGAGCGGCTGGCTGTGCTGATGACTCGTCTCCAGGCTGTGTCCAGAGGTTACGTCACCAGGCTCCGGCTCAAGGAAATGACCAAGACAAG AGAGTCCATTTTCATCATCCAGTACAACATCCGCTCCTTCATGAATGTGAAGAACTGGCCTTGGATGAGGCTCTTCTTTAAGATAAAGCCACTTTTACGAAGCGCGGAGGCcgagaaggagatgcagaaccTGAAAGAGAAGTTCTCACGACTCAAAGAGGACTTTGCAAAGTCGGAGGCCAGGAGTAAGGAGCTGGAAGAGAAAATGGTCATGCTTGTCCAGGAGAAGAACGACCTTTATCTTCAAATCCAAGCA GAACGGGAGAACCTGTGCGACGCCAAGGAGAGGTGCGAAGGCTTGATAAAGAGCAAGATCCACCTGGAGGCCAAAGTCAAAGAGTTCTCCgagaggatggaggaagaggaggagatcaACGCCGAAATCACGGCCAAGAAGAGGAAGCTGGAGGACGAATGTTCGGAGCTAAAAAGAGACATCGACGACCTGGAACTCACCATCGTTAAAGTGGAGAAGGAGAAATACGCCACCGAAAATAAG GTGAAGAACTTGGTAGAGGAGCTCACTACTCAGGAGGAAAAACTGCTGAAGTCTTCAAAGGAGATGAGAGCTCTGCAGGAGGTGCACAAGCAGACACTGGATGATCTCCAGGCCGAGGAGGATAAAGTCAACTCTCTGATGAAGGCCAAAATCAAGCTGGAGCAACAGGTCGATGAC CTGGAGGGCTCactggagcaggagaagaaggagaatgCAGACTCTGAGAGATCCAGAAGAAAACTGGAGGGGGATCTGAAGCTGTCTCAGGAAACCATCATGGACCTGGCAAATGAAAGACAGCAAATGGAGGAGAGACTCAAAAa AAAGGACTTTGAAATCAGCAGCCTGCAGTGCAAAATCGATAATGAGCAAGTCCTTAACACTCAACTACAAAAGAATATCAAAGAGCTTCAG GCTCGCACCGAAGAGCTAGAAGAGCAAATCGAGGTTGAACGTTTGGCTCGGGCCAAAGTGGAGAAGCAGAGGTGTGATCTGTCCCAAGAGCTGGAGGAGATCAGCGAGAGGCTGGAGGAGGCCGGGGGAGCCACCGCCACTCAGGCCGAGCTGAACAAGAAACGCGAGGCCGAGTTTCAGAGGCTGCGTCGGGACCTGGAAGAGTCCACCCTGCAGCACGAATCCATCGCCTCAACTCTACGCAAGAAACAGGCCGACAGTGTCGCCGAACTCAGCGATCAAATAGACAACCTTCAAAGAGTCAAGCAGAAactggagaaagagaaaagtgaGCTGAAGATGGAGATTGATGACATGGCAAGCAACTTGGAGAGTGTTCTGAAAAGCAAG GCTAATCTGGAGAAACTGTGCCGGAGCTTTGAAGAccaaatgaatgaatataaaaCCAAAGCAGATGAAGCCCAGAGGTCTCTGAGTGCTTACGTTACACTCAGTGCTCGTCAACAAACAGAAAACG GTGAGCTTACACGTCTGCTGGAGGAGAAAGAGATCACTCTGTCCCAGCTGAGCAGAGTGAAATCTGTGGGGAGTCAACAAATCGAAGAGTTGAAGAGACTTTTGGACGAGGAAATGAAG acaaaAAGCTCCCTGGCTCACAGTTTGCAGTCATCTCGCCATGACTGCGAGCTGCTGAGAGAGCAGTACGAGGAGGAACAGGAGGCCAAAGCTGAGCTGCAGCGCTGCCTGTCCAAAGCCAACAGCGACGTGGCTCAGTGGAGAACCAAATACGAGACGGACGCCATCCAACGCACCGAAGAGCTCGAGGAGGCAAA GAAGAGGCTGGCTCAGCGGTTGCAGGACTCTGGGGAAATGACAGAGGCTGCAAATGTCAAATGTGCATCTCTGGAAAAAACCAAGCAGAGGCTGCAGGCAGAAGTGGAGGATCTCATGGTTGAGCTGGAAAGGTCAAATTCAGCAAATGCCTCCTTGGACAAGAAACAGAGAAACTTTGATAAG GTACTAGCTGAATGGAAACAGAAATATGAGGAGAGTCAATCAGATCTGGAAGTTTGCCAGAGAGAGTCTAGAGTGCTGAGTACTGAACTCTTCAAGCTGAAAAATTCATTTGAAGAGGCTCTGGATCATCTGGAGACCATGAAAAGAGAGAATAAAAATCTTCAGC agGAGATTACAGAAATCACTGAGCAAGTTGGACAATCTGCAAAAACTATCCATGAGCTGGAGAAAGCTGCAAAGCAAGCTGAGCAGGAGAAGAGAGGCACCCAGGCAGCTCTTGAGGAGGTCCAg tCTTCCCTGGAGCACGAGGAGGCCAAAATCCTGCACCTTCAACTGGAACTAAATCAGATCAAGTCCGAAGTTGACAGAAAGGTGGCGGAGAAAGACGAAGAAATCGACAAGCTCAAGAGGAATCACCAGAGAAGCGTGGACACTCTGCAGAACACGCTGGACGCCGAGACGCGCAGCAGAAACGACGCCACCCGGATGAAGAAAAAGATGGAGGGAGATCTGAACGAGATGGAGATCCAGCTGAGTCACGCCAATCGGCAGGCGGCCGAGGCCACCAAACAGCTGAGGAACCTGCAGACGCAGTTGAAG GACGCCCAGGTCCATCTGGATGAAGCGCTCCACAGTCAGGAGGACTTCAGGGAACAACTAGCTATCGCAGAGCGCCGCAACAACCTGATGATGGCCGAGAACGAGGAGATCAGGGCGGCGCTGGAGCAATCCGAGAGAAGTCGCAAGTTGGCCGAGCAGGAACTGATCGACGTCAGTGAGAGGATCCAGCTGCTGAACTCTCAG AACTCCAGCctccaaaacaataaaaagaagaTGGAGTGTGATTTAGCTCAGCTGCAGTCAGAGATGGAGGACGCCGTCCAGGAGGCGAGGGATGCCGATGAGAAAGCCAAAAAAGCCATCATGGAT GCTGCCATGATGGCCGAGGAGCTGAAGAAAGAGCAGGACACCAGCGCTCACCtggagaggatgaagaagaacctGGAGGTGACGGTGAAAGACCTGCAGCAGCGATTAGACGAGGCTGAAAACTTGGCCATGAAGGGCGGAAAGAAACAGCTTCAGAAACTGGAGGCTAGG GTCCGTGAGCTGGAAATTGAATTGGATGCAGAACAGAAACGCAGCGGCGAGGCCATGAAAGGTGTGCGGAAATATGAGAGGAAAATTAAAGAGCTCACTTATCAG GGtgaggaggaaaagaagagcTTGGCAAGACTTCAAGATTTAGTCAACAAACTGCAGCTAAAAGTGAAAGCATATAAGCGGCAGTGTGAGGAGGCG GAGGAACAAACCAGTATCCATCTGGCTAAAGCTCGGAAGGTGCAACATGAACTGGAGGAAGCTGAGGAACGAGCTGACATCGCAGAATCCCAGTTGAATAAATTACGAGCGAAGAGTCGCGATGTTGCCGGTAAAGGGGAATAG